The genomic window TAGATAAAtgaccagttttttttttttttttttttaataaatagaactaACATGTTTCTGAAcgaataaagaataattttttaagttggtaaaattgaatttgacattTGCTTTGACATAACATCTGATCTTATGTAAAAGCGCGGCAATCCGTAACTTTTTGTCGATAACAAAAATTGGCTGCAGTTTTTGAATCACAATTTTCGCAAGTAAGTCATTCgattatatgtataattgtttgttatatcattaattttatatttaatttacaatttattaaaaaaaatcataaagcaTGGTGATAAGACCTAATTTATGCTTGTTGTGTAAAAACAACAGTGCGCATTGGTGGTATGTATTTTATGCATGTATGGTAAATGTGTTATTTGGGTTTTTCAGCATGCCACGCTCGTTAGGCTTGTTAGATAGTGAAATAAGAGAATATTTAGAGAAACTTGATGACTCGGAAGACGGATTGGATGGTTCGGACTCTGAACCGGAGGATGAAGGTAATTATTACCGAAACGTTCACGAGCTTATGaatgatcttgaaaatgaaGATGAATTGGAAAACATTGAATTAGATGAGATGAATGAAGATCCTCCATTAGTTACTGAGGATACGGAAAATGCGCAAGAACAGGAGGACCCTCCCCTTGAAGAAAGCAATGATGAAGAAGTGAGCATACCAGGAGCACCTCAAAGAAACAGGCCCCTACTATGGAAAAAAAGAAATCTCGTTACTAATGAAGATGACCTTGTGTTTAGAGGTAATACTCAAATACCAGAAGCTTTATTGAATTGTAATACACCATTTgaattcttttcatatttttttactccaaatttgaaaaaagaaattgtttacGAAAGTAACCTTTATGCCACACAAAAGCAAATATCTAACCCAGAGACTATAAAcgaaaatatactaaataaatttctagGCATACTAGTTTTTACATCCgtcataaaatttccaaatacaAGGTTATATTGGAGTgataaatttggatatgatcTTATCAAAAACACCATGTCACAAAAGAAGTTTGAAAAAGTAAGATCGATTATTCACTTTGCTGATAACACTAAATGTCTCCCAAAGGAACATCCTGATTATGATAGACTCTATAGGATCAGACCACTTATCGAAACACTAAATCATGTGTTTGGCACCGTCCCTATGGATCAAAGGCTATCCATAGACGAGCAGATGTGCGCTACAAAAATGAGCCACTATATAAAACAGTACTTGCCTAACAAACCACACAAGTGGGGCTTCAAATTGTACCTTATCTGCAGTCTGCAAGGATATGCTCACAAATTTGAGCTATATGCAGGAGGAGGCAATAAAAATACTGCATCTTTACCAGGAGAACCAGATTTAGGAGAATCTGGGAACACTGTCATAAGGTTGGCTCGAATGGTACCTCGTCATGTAAACCACATAATATATTTCGACAACTTTTATACTTCTTTGCCGCTTCTCACCTATTTGGCCAAGGAAGGAATATATTCTTTAGGGACAGTTCGGGTAAACCGCGTACGAAATTCTAAATTACCAGATAAAAgaacaataatgaaaaaaaatgttgcaagGGGTTTTTACGAAGAGAACGTAGCGAATGTAGATGGTACTGAAGTGAGCGCAGTTGTTTGGAAAGATAACAAGCCTGTCAATCTTCTTTCAACTTACGTAGGTGCCGAACCAGCCACCACTGTATCAAGATTCGACAAAAGGAGGAAAGAAAGAGTTGAGATCCCATGCCCCAAAATAATTCGTGAGTATAACACTCACATGGGAGGGGTGGACCTGTTAGATTCTTTTATAGGACGCTATCACATAACGATGAAGAGCAGGAAATGGACTATGCGTCTTTTTTACCACTTTTTGGACCTCTGTGTCATCAACTCATGGGTAATGTACAAGAAAGTGCACAATCAACTGGGTACCAgcaaattgttaaatttagcTCAATTTAGATTAGACGTTGCAGAGACATTGTGTCAGACTGGGTTGCCTATCAGTGGTTGCAAGCGTGGCCGTCCCAGTACCAGCAGTATACAGGCTCAACTTGAAATGAAGAGGAGTCGCACATCAGCTCAGTCAGTTCCGTCTAAAAATGTTAGGTTGGACCAAACATCACACTGGTCAGTTTGGTTAGAAAAACAGCAACGATGCAAATACCCCAAATGTACTGGATACACATTTAAAAAGTGTGAAAAATGTCAGGTATCTTTATGCGACACCAAACAGAAAAATTGTTACTATAAGTACCATActgaataaacataataaatatagattaaaaaaatcacttcaTTTTTACTTACTCATACATCATAATGACCCCTAAATGCGCAATGTGGTTTTTAAACAACCAacacattttatgaaaaaaattacataaaaactaagtcaatctttttttaaatatttttccctgTAAGTATAGAAGCTaagttacaaaatatatttttttttaacaaaatagaaaattcgcGCATCTAAGGGTTAATATGACTCGTTGTTCTCGCGTCAGAGGTAGCCAAAGTTAGGCACTCCCGAACTTAGCGTATATAGAGCTTTTTAGAAGAAGCTTCTGCTCCTCTAAAACACTAATTACgcttttttgagaaaaaatatatacgttGTTGttatcaattgaatattttaaaaatagaaaaactaagAGAAAGCAAGTTAATGCTGTTGTTTcagatttaattttacattgcaTTTAagaattacttattattttccttgcatttttcataataaattctGCGCAAAGTTTCCACCACTTCTTATATCTAACGAAATGTATATCCAAATATTATTTGACGTCACGTATTTTCATTTCTTGTGTAAGATTTTCAAGCTGATTTtagtataaaacaagtgaaaacaaacaattgactgagttaattgttgaaataccatgcatagacagtgttgatttctttatcacattacacatacatacatgtcacacatacatacaactgatattcccatataatacatactatacaatttacgcctaatttgtgccctcgcgagtaaagagtgatgttaacgaaaaatgtttcaaacgaaagttgtttattttttgataaggaacattttttacatttgaacttttgttctatttctaacggtttacaagatgggtcctacggacccaagacccaattgacctatgttgctcatttacgaactcaacctcactttttatgtcctgagtacgctataaaaattgatatctcttttcgtttttgggttattgtgtccacagacggacgggcggacggacggacaaccgaaaatgaactaattaggtgattttatgaacacctaaaccaaaattttggtggtagcatcaatatttttaagcgttacaaacttttgactaaatttagtataccttgcattttacataaacatggtataaatatatgaCCGGTCTAAAATATCTGTAAAAGGTCTAATGATTTCGGGGCATAAACTTTCCTTAATTGAAATATTGCTGCTAAATGTCTTTAATTTCGAACATgaaccatttaaaattattacaaattgttaattaaaaataatattttctgtggTGATGAAAATCTTCCTGCCTACGGaccacttaaaaataaatttttaaataaaaaataagacatTTTTCACTAATAACATACGAATTTAgacgtatttataatataatttcctcttttaaatttacaaataaatatacatttctaTAATAGATAACAAacttaacataaatttaataataaatttataaaatatttttactgatttgcatgtaaatgttttttgtgAAGATATTCGTTACattgattgtaaaatattattttcataaatatactcGCGATcacacaaattttcaattcactCAACTGTATACTGTAAACCAATGATGCGTATATTACGCATCGCTCTTTAAACCTGGCTCTTGGTATTTGATTTCCAGCGGTGATTTCtaaccttttcatcgatttgcttttgtttcggacagttgtaaaaaaatattcaacttaagaaagtttaatatattttatctttttcaagcagcgctttttgacaaggatagaaggtataagatatgtctttacttgattgaaaacagtccgaaacaaaaaagaataattttgtaaatgaaaagccctattcttaagaaatgaatattaaattaatttctccAAATAACCGAATAAAAAACGGATGGAATTTTTTCCCGAAATAAGGAGACGATAAATatcaatcttttaaaatttcatgcGGTTTAATAGACGGCCGTTCGACTgacgaaaaaagtttttgtatgtaaagcaaattaaattttcattaaaccaCTGTTTTGTtcggaaaaaaaattgcacCATCAATAGATGGTGCCTTAGAACATTTTAGAACACTACTagaacatttttcataatacaaaataattcatgaGATCATTATCAACATTGAAATTTGGTTTGGTTGCTGATTTCAGCTTTACGAACCTTAGGTGCCAGCCAGCTTGCCTACCAACGTTAcgaaaaatacgttttatatacataattaaagcagacaaaattttttacaaaaaacttcATGACACGTTTTGTCGTAGTCGTGATCTTTCAAAGTAACGTCTTTccagttaaaatattgtatatgcaTAATTATGGTGATAAGgtaagtaattataattttatatacatcttATATGTAAAATGAAAGGTACGCCATGGGATGAACATCAGAAAATCGATTTAATTCTCCCGTGATTTATTGCATTCAATATttgtgattgtaaacctacagtattgtaaataagttttggtttattgcacggtaaatacatttaaaccaaatacatgatttgtagtcaaataatgtgtttttgTTAGCTTTATAATACTacgtaactacaaaaatatataatatattgtgtacaagttCTGCTTATAAGGATAATATAGTCTCTTCAATCGTCAATACAATAACAATAGTCGTTTtagttcatcaaatgatggatcttcgatgaactcataattaaattaaaattatttttttatattatcgacaaccttatatttttatgatattattataaactacaagattgtctaaatattttagatagttttttatcacattctgtagattttttgatatagaaatatccaattgaaaaagataacttatatgattcatcagttttcagccaactttaaacgataaaataataataaaaagcccgattaCTTAggaattttgtgatttttggaaactttgttaatcaaaaaatttatttataaagttttattgaaatcgctGTTATAATTCAATACTTGCACATCTCCTCAATAACTTcacaaatgtattttttttttacagaaaaactTTGCTTTAAGAAAAACctataattgaaatttgaaaatacgcATGCAGGAACAATTTTGGCTTTTTTGAAATGTGtcgattttaatatatattatgataattttcgtaaaaatacgggtaaataatttataacttttatataaaattatttgaaaaaagtgtTTGCACCTGCGTATCTATATGAAGCCAGAATTAATTGGTTTGAAGATCAAATAGTATTTGAAACTTTCTTAAAGATAATGTAGAGcttcttaatttttttgctataaTTCATATacttgatatattaaaaaaagaaatttatgatCAGTTTAATTTTCCAACAAGCTTCTGATGACGTATTAAGGTCAATAAaactatttgttaaataatttaaagaaaacagaacaatttattatcatgacaaatataatttgaagtattgttaaaacaaatacaagaacacaaaatcaattttcaaaaaatatataaacttaaaaGTTTAGTATAtccaactttaaaataataaatgtgataGTTTGTATGTTTGGAGTTTattatatggatatatatatataagttttatccCAGAACAATATAGGGTTCCTGTCGGTTAATCAGGAAACGAACCAAAGGTCTTATCcaattgaaatttgatattgaTGTGTCTTATGGAACATTATTCTGGGATAATTGGGAATAACTAATAAGCCAGTCAAATTCTActttaaaatcacaaaacgcgTTGTAAAGCTACtcttttgatatgttattaggACCCCTAAGAGGAGTATGAACTAGCAAATAAAAAAGGcgtgctacctgcgtaatacgtgaaaaactgcaaaattatCGGACTTTTTccagttcaattcaaaaactatgaacatatacttttaaaatgataataacaacCAATGTGAAAAGCCCattgtttttgaattagttttgagattttgtttttttatttttttttacagacgataaaatatcttcatttaaaaaattgaaaacaaacaattgattgagttaattgttgacatACCATGAacaaacagtgttgattacgcaatcgattgtttttttttgcgtCATGTACGCCTAATTTGctctctcgcgggtaaacagtaatgtttccgaaaaatgtttcaaagaaaagttgaaacatttgaacaatttttacatccaaatttttgttctacctctgACGGTTTACCAGATGAgtcctgcggacccaagacccaactgacttatgttgctcatttaaaaacTGGAGCTCACTTTTTTTTGTCTtgagcacactataaaatttcagtttgaccGACAGGTAGTCGGACGAACAGACGTAAcaacaaccagaaatggattttatgaatatgttaattttgttCGTCGCATTAagatttttaagcgttataaacttgggactaaactaaatatactttaatatatttcatatccacatggtataaaaattaaggtactgcaccaaaaaaatttaaagccaGTAAATTGGCAACAAAAGCGAGGATAAGAGTGAAGGCAAAGGCAAGTCTACATCGCGGTATTCTTTGTGGAATTTGAAATTTCCCAGCGAAGCGTGTTCGTAATTGctagttttgttataataatattagtaacaAGTAcgtaactaaaataatattattattaatagtattttaagtaaacctgtttaaaataatatcacaatataaaagtaatattgcATGCAATCACGCGTTTAAAtggtttcatattttatttcaattttaaatattaatattttagacacgaattataataaataaattttataatattataaaaaacattatttatattataggcactatatatattttataatcaaatattattataataaagatattattgatttttatactttttttttttattatcaggaAAAACGTTGTTAATTTTCTTCAAgttttatgtgtattttattaTGGATGTTATTCCTTACAGCCTTTTTATTAGGTGCTGGATTTGATACATTGAAAGAATATTTCAATGTTTGTACAAAAAAGAATCGGTCATCCCGATACCCATTCGAGATGTTCTTTCAAGGGaggattttttgcaaatatagtACAAGTTTCGGTCCACGctcaaattattacaagtttattgaaatatttgattatataacactattaaaatatcaatctgTTCAGTTTTAGCATTCCATAGcccactagttataaaattaaaaataaactttgtgaATAACTAGTGGGCTATGGAatataaaaactggacaaattgataatttaatagtgttatgtattcaaatatttcaataaacttgtgataattttgagtgtaggacaaaataatgaaaaaattaaaaattcattggtCATGATAATCGGTATATGggcataaaaaatattcgaagccactttttctaatatttttttcgatatctctaaccatttcTGTCGTTACGTATATTATTAAGAATCGTTcccattttttcaatttgttgttGGCTgagtataaatttttcatttcggagaagtatcttaaaaatatataacccACCTCACGCTGTATggaatttcaaatcaatatttctataaataacaaaactatGAGGGTGTCATCAACTTAAATTCGACACACTGTACAGGCagagtgtttttataccatgtatatatgaaatatacatagtattttaagttcagtcccaagtttgtaacacttaaaactatattctacgaaaaaattttggtatagctgttcatagaatcatctaataagtccattttcggttgtccgtccgtccatctgtccgtttgtcaacacgataactcaaaacgaaaaaagatatcaaacttaaatttttatagcgcacTCAGGctgtaaaaagtaaggtcgagttcataatagagcaacataagtcaattgggtcttgggtccgtaggacccatcttgcaaaccgttagagacagaacaaaagtttaaatataaaaaatgttccttatcaaaaaataaacaacttttgtttgaaacttttcatcactgtttactcacgaggccacacattagatgcaaaggtatatgtgtaatgtgatagaataatcaacactgtcaatacatggtattccaacaattaactcagtcaattttatgttttcacttgttttaacttgacatttgcaAAACATGTATGAAAGAAATTCTCATTGATttcatgtttatataaaaaaacacttcTTGACATTCTAGGAATTTTCTTTAAAGCAACAGTTCTGGCATGAGAAAtcattaaaaaggttttttttttatcagatcacaaaaatattgtttaaaaaatgtttttcaggtAGTTAAGTTGGTCACCATTTAAACTTGTATTTGAAAATGATCGAGGTTttcaaatgatcaaatttttgtttgaaataattttttatatctgatttatttttaatttttttttttttttttttttgtaaatgtaaagtaaaaaaaaaaaaaacaaaatatctatACTTAACTTGCCAGGTGCTGCCAGATGCAAGCTAAAATAAGTCATCCTATAAAAGTTAAGTTTTTCCTTACTAATTGTAAATCGATACGATAATggatttacattttatttttttattaataaaatttcatattcaattttttgcattcatGAATTGAAAAGTAATATTGAAATGGTTGTGTTTATTCattgcaaacaaacaaaaaaacagaaaaaaaaaacattctctttatgttttaatattttttatttcaagttttgttcaaaaataatacatatacacatttttattttgttatatttgaaacggttttatgatttataaaaattgagtaTGAAACGTCATGAATATTACTGAATGTTCTAGAATTGTTAGAAAAGGCAGATAATGTCACCAAAATATGGCAGTCCGAATGAAAGAAtaaggtattctactatatttgaaaaagccaccaattatttatttcggaaaaatacacacgctttctttccaaaaacttaaattaaattttaaatcttttttaaactgtcaaaaacgcgggcatccaatttggtgatgtaatatcggtatcactatacgaaataacacagatgttactgtttgacagatatattcatagacaactaattataataaatataaatattgattatctatggatatactttacccagctgtctacatttaactaactgatggtctatggtcaTATCGATacgacatcacatcagggcttgcccgcgttttaggtcacgtgatatacagtttaaaaattacgatttttaattttaatattataaaagaaaaatgtgcttttatgactcgaaatcagaacatttaagtatttacataaattttaactttttcaaatttcatactttatttttcactaccgaaaatACCctattaatatacaaattaaagatCTCCTAGAAAACACGAAGGAACGCAACATATTaaacttcacgaatagaaaagttaaggtgggtttttaaaatattttccagtaggcaagatatgaacgtttaaaattaataattaaacaaagaggaacaTACTCACTTGTTTTGCTtgaaggagatgggcaacctgtGAATACAATCTTGATTGCTTaaaatttcttcgttttttaatcaattttaatttcactttcaaattttgtcaaggtgtcaagtctagttttacatttttatgggtaagatggcaaattcgacatcaagaTTAtccttcatttttcaattttttgggcATGCCAAAAACCGTCTTAATAGAAGACCCATTTAAAGTTAAGGGAGTAAGGTTATGCACTTGAGAAAGGAGGGTCGAGGAGAAGCTTCCAATGCTAAATGTATGGAACTTTTTTGTCATTACCATCTTTAAAGAAAGTAATTTCATCaggtgaaattttaattataattgcgaCACAAGCATAAAAACcctttaatattatgaaaaaagttaataaatattgcgtgataataattgattatatgtattttattttatttgattttcttgaagtcctctttatgataaaaaatcttGCAATACTGTAATATAAAATCACGACGAATGTCAAGTTGGTActattgattatattatttatatttatatattttaaaatacataaaatattcttatataaGTATACTATAATTTCTTTCTAATCaagaaagtataaaattaataaaatatatttttatctaaataacttattatacaaatgaaaattcGCGCTCATTTCAATGTCATGAGCGATAGGCATTTTAAACGCTGTGTAGTCGTTGCTTCTTGTATAATATCCACGAAAACTAataatctcaatttttttaaacatttaaaagccAAAttccccaaactaaaaaaaaaaatttacacgcGATTTTAATGACGTTTGGTTTAGATAATGAATATTGTTATAACAGTTTATAATTCGTTTTTCATAACTTTCTTATAcgataatagttatttacggtTTTGTTTGTGATTTTACCTAGCTTCCATATAAGCCTATGCTGAAAGTTCTAACTTTGGGAATTTATTTAGCGAAAGTTGTAGCCGTGAATGTgttgaaatttcaaaagttcattacaaaaatgttcatTTGAATCATATACTTTTTTCCCATTTtcttatcttaaaaaaagtcCTTACTCTCTTAAACTGTCGAATAATTTATCCGCCATCGCCTCGCAGATAGAAAGCCGATTTAAAAAGTCACAGTAACTTTGCCCTTAGAAAGTATGATTAAAACCATTTTGCAAATGGAAATTGATTTATAGATCCTGCAATAGTTTGCAAGCTTCATttccaatagggaatattcatgtattttttttatatttttaattcattgtttacaccgttataacaaagtaaaaatataaatactgcttaagcatgctgtatttaagtgtaaaaaaatatttaaaatgcattacaattttaagatatttaaacgcagttttttgacgctctctgttgatgacgtataccTAAGTACGTGATCTATCAATTGGTGagagttcaatgtataatttacacttaaaaaaaaatgaatttacaacacagaatttacactcgttattattaggttttataataaaaagccgtagaatagcataatttaaggtagttcctccgcgacagtccagtcaaaaagttttggactaatactatcattcagtgcattaactgtgctatgactattatacatataccatatattattttcacaagactgtcgTTACTCACTATTatatctcctatacgtatacacacacacactatgatatatacctttaccattagtctttatatcctctccacaaaaattcatcgctaaaacgacttatttatttaagttttttatcgaaactatatggtaaataatttttatttttttttatatattttctaaatatagtattctacattatattagtttttcatagagatggtgaacgtcattcattgataaataaatataatatttgtaaatttgtgtatttttatacgcttctcccatgtacacgtacaaattgcgtcacttttaattgctaatatctcatgtatgacatggtaaatcatcttctaattttaacagcatgtgtattatgaattaaatattttatattctgagttttgagaaattcttgaaatatcactttcgtgtaggtactaccttaatgaaataccatataaaatgcaagtaattaatatcatacagtatgtcaacaaatttgacaagcccgtactatgatgtcacatccgtataaaaatttgaatctccgttttataaatttttaaatgcccgcactgaatttgtacttttattaattaattttaagtaattaaaaagatattaattactaaaataatagtttagttgaaaagtccagtcattaaagttacagaagaaaaatatttgatccaaatttaaatttcatgaatattctctatttgATTTGTATTTATTCGAATCTTTCTGCTATTCTAGCACACTCAataccaaaaatgaaaaaagtataatatttgtttgatattaaaaagtaacaaaactaataatttaaactacttacaggaatttagaattttaaatatgaaaaatacatgGAAATCTGAAGAGGatttgttaaacatttttaaacttcaACAACATACCTATGttacaatgaatttttaaaaaaataataaatttattagtaatcgttcattatcaaaaaaaaagttcggagcatgccataaattttttttgcagggATTGCTATATACGACTTCACTCACGTCCAGATTATTGCAGTCGATCTGCCTTTTTCGAGCTGAGAATTAGTCTTATTACAGTGGAACCTCGATTATTCGAACCTCAAgagaaatactaaaaaaaaaaattttgagttaatgaattttcaatttaacaagTAGTTTGAAATACAGAGGAATTATTTGCTAAAATTTCAACCTAAAAAGTAATTTGAAATACAGAGCatttaattgctaaaatttcgACTTAACAAGTAGTTTGAAATACAGGGGATTTATTTGCTAAAAATTCCACTTAGATAGGCGtgattattttactaaatacgaagctaaatattttttgctaaatattttactaatttacatttttgaaattcgagtaAACAAATGTATTATGTGGTACCAATACCTCGTAAGAAAATTACCTTTTGTTCTAGTTAAAAGTTTCTGTGGAAGAGAAtggcatttttttatttgctggGGATTAAAATTTAACGAGGTTCGAGTTCcactatataatttttcatgctcttatttttttttcacaaatcttTTTTTGCGACATTATTTTTCACGTAACCCATCGGATTATTACGCCTTTATCCAAGTAGTTGATGGGACGAGTCTCTCAATGCAACTAAGTATTTGATTGCTTGAAACTAAAAgaataaattcaaagaattcATAAGAATTCAAATGGCTACagaggaaaattttcaattattattagtgAGTGATTGATGAAACAAACGTTTTATGAACTTAAGTGAAGTAACAGACTTGTGCAAATTTTGTGCTCTTTCACTAACTTCTGATTAAATTATAGTATCAAAAAGTGCCTTAAAAaaggtcaaaatttttcaactctTAGTCCATTTGTCTCACTATTTTATGCACATTAGGatgtactttttataccatgtatacgaaatataccaaggtatactaagt from Chrysoperla carnea chromosome 2, inChrCarn1.1, whole genome shotgun sequence includes these protein-coding regions:
- the LOC123293666 gene encoding piggyBac transposable element-derived protein 3-like is translated as MVIRPNLCLLCKNNSAHWWYVFYACMVNVLFGFFSMPRSLGLLDSEIREYLEKLDDSEDGLDGSDSEPEDEDEMNEDPPLVTEDTENAQEQEDPPLEESNDEEVSIPGAPQRNRPLLWKKRNLVTNEDDLVFRGNTQIPEALLNCNTPFEFFSYFFTPNLKKEIVYESNLYATQKQISNPETINENILNKFLGILVFTSVIKFPNTRLYWSDKFGYDLIKNTMSQKKFEKVRSIIHFADNTKCLPKEHPDYDRLYRIRPLIETLNHVFGTVPMDQRLSIDEQMCATKMSHYIKQYLPNKPHKWGFKLYLICSLQGYAHKFELYAGGGNKNTASLPGEPDLGESGNTVIRLARMVPRHVNHIIYFDNFYTSLPLLTYLAKEGIYSLGTVRVNRVRNSKLPDKRTIMKKNVARGFYEENVANVDGTEVSAVVWKDNKPVNLLSTYVGAEPATTVSRFDKRRKERVEIPCPKIIREYNTHMGGVDLLDSFIGRYHITMKSRKWTMRLFYHFLDLCVINSWVMYKKVHNQLGTSKLLNLAQFRLDVAETLCQTGLPISGCKRGRPSTSSIQAQLEMKRSRTSAQSVPSKNVRLDQTSHWSVWLEKQQRCKYPKCTGYTFKKCEKCQVSLCDTKQKNCYYKYHTE